AGTCTATCTCTGTATTCCCCTAATGTAAGGTCAATGTCTTTCCCCCTGTGTCTAAGTGACTGCTCATCAGACAAACACTCTTTAAGCCACTTTACTGACAACTGTTGATATAACTACAATAACTACAGAGTActcataatacatttttttaatatttggaATTGTATTTCACTCAGTGACCATTAAATTGGTTTTCTGActggataaaatgtttttgttaagaGATATTTCAAAAAGAGACAATAACTAAATGTCTGGCCAATCATTCCGCTGTATTTTTTAATCCCTACCATGACAAATAAACCTGAATTTAAAATTTCCATGAAAAGGCTGGTGGAGCACTACTTGCTTCAGTGAGAAGAGGCAAGTTAGGGATATTGACCAGGGCAGAACATGACAGCATCCAATATATTCGGCCACATTTGGCACCTGGCACCCAAGAGCTGAGTCAAGATATACGATTGCTAATTGCAGGGCTAACCGAGCTAACCTGGCAATGGAAACTTAATTTAGCTTTTGCAAAAAGGTTGAATCATCATAAATTGTATCATCAGGAAACTCAATAAATCACCTCTCTAATGTTAAAggcctctgttgttgttggaggtAGCACACGGCCTCCATACGGATGTGTTGACTGAGATGCTGCTGTTTACCAGCAGTTAGAAGTTATTTAGAAACAAGTAAATCTGTCTTTCCAGAGTTGAGACTGAGCCACTGAAAGGACaagccacaaaacattttctccatagCATATGATCAAGCAGCTCTTCTCAGTTTGTGTAAATAAGGTTATTGTTGATCCCCTGTGTCTATTTAACCTGAGAGTCTGGCCCTAGCTCTGGTTCAGGAAAAAATCCATAAAATCAGCCCAGTCAGGTTTTCAGGTCCTATCATATTAATAACCTACTTTTATCAGACAATGCTGTGAACCTTTCCATTTTGGTTCTCcttgattttaaaacagaatttgACCGACGTCCACTGATTTAAGTCAAGGAAGGACTTTCACAGTGACTCTAGGCTCTCTGTCTTAGAGCCTCTCTGCTGGGTTACAAGGGGTTAAGTGCTTCAGTTACTCCTGTTGTTGATATACTACCTCTTGTACAGGACAGCCGCCGCCTCAATaaaaagtctgattctgtggggAATAATGCATATCTTATATATCATAGTATCAGGTTCTACTTTTATACGTATAACACAACAAcctatgaaaaaaaatcatcaaaaaatgCGGGTATGAAGGGGTTTTTAAAAATCCGTTCTCTTCATGACTGCATTTCAGACAATGACGATAACATGAATCAATGCATGCTGCATTTCCATACTTAAACTGCATGATTAAAGCCTTGTGATTGAACAAGATACCCTGAATTAAAACACCATTCTTAATGGTAATAACTATCTCTGGACAATAATGTCAAAACCCTTTTTGTTCAAATTTCACAAGATTTCATGAAAAAGAGATCACATAAAGAGAAGTCTGGTTTCTCAGAATCCACGCTTCCTGATTCACAATAAAATTATTCAACAAAAGTCAGTGTGTCCCTCAGTGGCAGGAGAGGTTTTAATGCAAAGCagtattaaaaaacacaagagattaattaaaaaaagagacacacacaaaaaactagATGAGatcctgtttttaaattaagtaTTAGTATGAGCTACCAcaataaagcaggaaaacattgcaacatttgattgcaacacatttttctgaaaaatcaGCTTCTCtctatgttttacattttgcccaaaaagatgaagagagaaaacaaagtaaactttaaCATCTCTCTTAAAAATATCCTGCTTGATTTTTAGGTTAATAATGATGTCATATGTGTGGAATACATTCTATTAAGTTTCATGTTAAACAAGTATTTACAATACATGTTGCttgattgatttttgtcatCTTTAATGTCCCAGacagaagaacaagaaaatatacataaacGATCATTTTATGTTTACTTTCTTTGCCATAATTTTGTGTTGCTTTCtgattttaaacagttttttcaCAGATTCTTTAATTTCTTGTGTCTGCAGAACATAAATGATTGGGTTCAACAtgggaggaaagacagaggacagCGACAGGTTTATGATTCTGCCATTTGGATGAATTTTCGAAGCCATTGTAAATGTGATTAATATTGGGATGAAATAGATTGCCACTAATGAAAGATGAGCTGTGCAGGTTTTAAAGGCCTTCACTCTTCCCTGAACAGTGGCCACTTTAGACAATGCATAGGCAATATATAAGTAACTAAACAAGATGAACATCAGTGGAAGCCAAACAAGAAGAACTGGTAATGACATACCAATACCAAAGCTGGGACTTATGTCATTGCAGGCAAGCCTGAATATCTGACCATGGTCACAGAAATAGCTGTTAATCAATACAGACTTACAGAAGGAAAGTCTGGTAAGCAAGCCGACTGCAATTAGTACAACAAAGATGACAAAGACCCAGAATGATGcaatcaaag
This sequence is a window from Acanthopagrus latus isolate v.2019 chromosome 13, fAcaLat1.1, whole genome shotgun sequence. Protein-coding genes within it:
- the LOC119031559 gene encoding olfactory receptor 146-like; this translates as MEFFNSALGKNISFVRPAYFIISGFIGIPNIKFYYVFLFFVYVVSVLGNTAVMAVIYLDHNLRAPKYIVVFNLAFVDLFGSTALVPKLLDIFLFDHRYIPYNDCLTFLFFCYTSLSMQTLNLVGLCYDRLIAIIFPLHYQLKVTHRFMFSLIASFWVFVIFVVLIAVGLLTRLSFCKSVLINSYFCDHGQIFRLACNDISPSFGIGMSLPVLLVWLPLMFILFSYLYIAYALSKVATVQGRVKAFKTCTAHLSLVAIYFIPILITFTMASKIHPNGRIINLSLSSVFPPMLNPIIYVLQTQEIKESVKKLFKIRKQHKIMAKKVNIK